In the genome of Egibacteraceae bacterium, one region contains:
- a CDS encoding replication-relaxation family protein — MSANPPTITPPTRPLRAGEIEVLESIYAHRLLTTHQLWELHTPAGETRDPSWMRHIVAHLRRRGLVRSTRWRGDRQLRCWYVTEAGADTIEAVTTRLRSRRVLLTADGAAGMHQSHTLAVNDVGIAFATWAKTLGHECGHLAWENEVAHRIGDGNRGVRGGDLLVADAMLHYAALVGGRTTLLYRFVELDRATMSVQELGEKLRRYVTYETYVPRDAHDGRPAWQQRYPGMPGVVLVLTGKPRRLLERRRAMLFAVCHLDPTIREAIDQGRAPSVSVVLLEDLQREGPFAGVFLRPGAPDTPVNVIGRPVPATGTKAS; from the coding sequence ATGAGCGCCAACCCGCCGACGATCACCCCACCCACCCGCCCGCTGCGCGCCGGCGAGATCGAGGTGTTGGAAAGCATCTACGCCCACCGGCTGCTGACCACCCACCAGCTGTGGGAGTTGCACACCCCGGCTGGGGAGACCCGGGACCCCAGCTGGATGCGTCACATCGTCGCGCATCTGCGCCGTCGGGGCCTGGTGCGCAGCACCCGCTGGCGCGGCGACAGGCAGCTGCGCTGCTGGTATGTCACCGAGGCCGGCGCGGACACGATCGAGGCGGTCACGACCCGGCTGCGCAGCCGGCGGGTGCTGCTGACCGCAGACGGCGCCGCCGGCATGCACCAAAGCCACACCCTCGCGGTCAACGACGTCGGCATTGCGTTCGCGACCTGGGCGAAGACGCTCGGCCACGAGTGCGGACATCTGGCGTGGGAGAACGAGGTCGCCCACCGCATCGGCGACGGCAACCGGGGGGTGCGCGGCGGTGACCTCCTGGTCGCCGACGCGATGCTGCACTACGCCGCGCTGGTGGGGGGGCGCACCACGCTGCTGTACCGCTTCGTCGAGCTCGACCGGGCGACGATGAGTGTGCAGGAGCTGGGCGAGAAGCTGCGCCGCTACGTCACCTACGAAACCTATGTGCCCCGCGACGCACACGACGGCCGTCCCGCCTGGCAGCAGCGCTATCCCGGCATGCCCGGCGTGGTCCTGGTGCTGACCGGCAAGCCCCGCCGCCTGTTGGAGCGCCGCCGGGCGATGCTGTTCGCGGTGTGTCACCTGGACCCGACGATCCGGGAGGCGATCGACCAGGGACGAGCACCCAGTGTTTCGGTGGTGCTCCTCGAGGACCTGCAACGCGAGGGCCCGTTCGCCGGCGTGTTCCTCCGCCCCGGCGCGCCCGACACCCCGGTGAACGTGATCGGTCGTCCTGTGCCCGCTACCGGAACGAAGGCAAGCTGA
- a CDS encoding ParB/RepB/Spo0J family partition protein: MSGTAALDAAARLARSERLSGRQLVLLPLTGPAAAFTEVQGRAPGASTAPEDLAELISSIATIGVLQPILVEQFPDGRRRLVSGERRLRAAKWVATSHPDEDRYQTIPAVTCPGPLPEEDRRVWQLVENLAREDLRPGELAAALLFERCAVLTAKLLAAGVPVPAGVTGIEDPVERFRALDKLRLAHGQSRLGAPWPEVLRRLGIQIPERKAQQLAHAFATLPAELSAEMDAHKIALHTRMRYLKLDQGNRAAARELWEAVKQRARPELLTAAVRARHDDPDLDPVGAVAAAEAEHAAANLARADQRACPDPTSACEAEGGDEPTGAGTKAPDDDLEHTRGLAAATVDALTQLAAAITNGACLSAYDRGSLRLHIAQLTEALERAERTAA, from the coding sequence ATGAGCGGGACTGCCGCCCTTGACGCAGCCGCCCGGCTGGCCCGCTCCGAGCGGTTGTCGGGCCGCCAGCTGGTGCTGCTGCCGCTGACCGGGCCGGCTGCGGCGTTCACCGAGGTGCAGGGTCGGGCGCCGGGCGCGTCCACCGCACCCGAGGACCTGGCGGAGCTGATCAGCTCCATCGCCACCATCGGGGTGCTCCAACCCATCCTGGTCGAGCAGTTCCCCGACGGCCGGCGCCGGCTGGTGTCCGGTGAGCGGCGGCTGCGCGCCGCCAAATGGGTGGCCACCAGCCACCCCGACGAGGACCGCTACCAGACGATCCCCGCGGTCACCTGTCCCGGCCCGCTGCCCGAGGAGGACCGGCGGGTGTGGCAGCTCGTGGAGAACCTCGCCCGCGAAGACCTGCGCCCTGGCGAGCTGGCCGCGGCGCTGCTGTTCGAGCGTTGCGCGGTGCTGACCGCCAAGCTGCTGGCCGCCGGGGTGCCCGTGCCCGCTGGTGTCACCGGCATCGAGGACCCGGTGGAGCGGTTCCGCGCCCTCGACAAGCTGCGGCTGGCGCACGGCCAGTCACGCCTGGGTGCGCCGTGGCCCGAGGTGCTGCGCCGCCTGGGTATCCAGATCCCCGAACGCAAGGCCCAGCAGTTGGCGCACGCTTTCGCCACCTTGCCCGCGGAGCTGTCCGCGGAGATGGACGCCCACAAGATCGCGCTGCACACCCGCATGCGCTACCTCAAGCTCGACCAGGGCAACCGGGCCGCCGCCCGCGAGCTGTGGGAGGCGGTCAAGCAGCGGGCCCGCCCGGAACTGCTCACCGCCGCGGTACGCGCCCGCCACGACGACCCTGACCTGGACCCCGTCGGCGCGGTAGCCGCCGCCGAGGCCGAACACGCCGCGGCCAACCTGGCACGCGCCGACCAGCGGGCCTGCCCCGACCCGACCTCCGCGTGTGAGGCCGAGGGTGGCGACGAGCCGACGGGTGCAGGCACCAAGGCCCCCGATGATGACCTCGAGCACACACGCGGGCTGGCGGCCGCGACCGTCGACGCGCTCACCCAGCTGGCCGCAGCGATCACCAACGGCGCGTGCCTGTCGGCCTATGACCGCGGGTCGCTGCGTCTGCACATCGCCCAGCTGACCGAAGCGCTGGAGCGGGCGGAGAGGACGGCGGCATGA